A single window of Onychostoma macrolepis isolate SWU-2019 chromosome 16, ASM1243209v1, whole genome shotgun sequence DNA harbors:
- the mettl6 gene encoding tRNA N(3)-methylcytidine methyltransferase METTL6, with translation MSGELDSLETSPASLHQSCGLSERTLTPDELEKLRNDRALVSDFKQQKLEIDAQKNWDLFYKRNTTNFFKDRHWTTREFEELKNCRESQGQKLVLLEAGCGVGNCIFPLLEEDLSILIYACDFSPRAVEFVKQNALYCTERCLAFQCDLTKDDLQATIQVETVDVATLIFVLSAIHPDKMQKALEQIYKVLRPGGIVLFRDYGLYDHAMLRFKSGNKLGENFYVRQDGTRSFFFSREYLAGLFQQAGFETLVNEYVLRETVNKKEGLCVPRVFLQSKFCKPVPSLSPA, from the exons ATGTCAGGTGAGTTGGACTCGCTGGAAACCAGTCCTGCTTCTCTCCATCAGTCTTGTGGTCTGAGTGAAAGGACCCTGACACCAGACGAGCTGGAGAAACTCAGGAATGACCGCGCCTTAGTGTCGGACTTTAAGCAGCAGAAACTCGAAATAGATGCTCAGAAAAACTGGGACTTGTTTTATAAAAGAAACACGACGAACTTTTTCAAAGACAGGCACTGGACTACCAGAGAGTTTGAAGAACTGAAAAACTGCAGAGAG TCTCAGGGGCAGAAGCTGGTGTTATTGGAGGCTGGCTGTGGGGTTGGAAACTGTATATTCCCTCTTCTGGAAGAGGATCTCAGTATCTTAATTTATGCTTGTGACTTCTCTCCACGAGCTGTTGAGTTTGTGAAG CAAAATGCCTTGTATTGCACCGAGCGATGCCTTGCGTTTCAGTGTGACCTCACTAAAGATGATCTCCAGGCCACCATACAAGTGGAGACAGTGGATGTAGCcacattaatatttgttttgtctGCAATTCATCCTGACAAGATGCAGAAAGCCCTGGAACAAATTTATAAG GTATTAAGACCAGGAGGTATTGTCCTCTTCAGGGACTATGGCCTGTATGATCATGCCATGTTGAGGTTTAAGTCTGGCAATAAGCTGGGTGAGAATTTTTATGTAAGACAGGATGGGACCCGTTCCTTTTTCTTCTCAAGAG AGTACTTGGCTGGTTTGTTCCAACAGGCAGGATTTGAGACTCTAGTGAACGAGTATGTGTTGAGAGAaactgtgaataaaaaagagGGTCTGTGTGTTCCTCGAGTGTTCCTGCAGAGTAAATTTTGCAAACCTGTTCCATCATTATCACCAGCATAa
- the cfap418 gene encoding cilia- and flagella-associated protein 418, with protein MADDLDDLLDEVESKFCCSTSASKQSTYALKQTDQKCANPEDKKQSRKQGYKKARHDDDIDAMLQEILDDDYQPISTHESTAKTSTSDGCSQTMSKKCCPVFLGGSSVPQGIGTSVSQRACNRLRCTSCDFSVIMFEDQEWDSSCDYLFFRNNMPDHHKLKAKLRRKKGGRAYACQCSWHSVVSLSDLREQQQLKWVCGKHKV; from the exons ATGGCGGATGATCTGGATGATTTACTTGATGAAGTCGAATCAAAGTTTTGTTGCAGCACGTCTGCGTCCAAACAATCAACTTACGCTTTAAAACAAACGGACCAAAAATGTGCGAACCCCGAGGACAAGAAACAGTCCAG AAAACAAGGATACAAAAAAGCTCGACATGACGATGATATTGACGCTATGCTGCAGGAAATACTGGATGATGATTACCAGCCCATCAGCACTCAT GAATCCACTGCAAAGACTTCCACAAGTGATGGATGTTCTCAGACAATGTCCAAGAA ATGTTGTCCTGTGTTTCTTGGTGGAAGTTCTGTACCACAAGGTATTGGAACCAGCGTTTCACAAAG GGCCTGCAACCGTTTAAGATGTACATCTTGCGATTTCAGTGTAATCATGTTTGAGGATCAGGAATGGGACTCTTCCTGtgactatttatttttcag GAATAACATGCCGGACCATCACAAACTAAAAGCCAAACTGAGAAGGAAAAAGGGTGGGCGTGCGTACGCCTGTCAGTGTAGCTGGCACTCAGTCGTGTCGCTCTCTGACCTGAGGGAACAACAGCAGCTAAAGTGGGTTTGTGGCAAACACAAAGTATGA